In Candidatus Promineifilum breve, one genomic interval encodes:
- a CDS encoding M42 family metallopeptidase, with product MNDLIRSLVEAYGPSGFEDRVRDLIRPLVEPHADEVTVDALGNLIVHRRPATDAANPLKVMIAAHMDEIGVMVTHVTEKGFLRFTNIGGVGSHTLLGGRVRFANGTVGVIGCDRLDDANTIHPLNKHFIDVGATGRDDCPVRVGDAAHFDRPFEARGQHLTAKSMDDRIGCAIAIEALRRLSAGSHDLYFVFSVQEEVGTRGAEAAANGIMPDVSIALDVTRTGDVPESRPMDVRLGAGPAIKVKDSGMIAHPGLVRLMRRRAEEAGIPYQLEVLEGGTTDARPMQLAGAGSAAGCISIPTRYIHSPSETLDAGDVAQCVDLLVAILSGEMDLA from the coding sequence ATGAACGACCTGATTCGCTCGCTCGTCGAAGCCTATGGCCCATCCGGTTTTGAAGACCGGGTGCGCGATCTGATCCGCCCCCTGGTTGAGCCGCACGCCGACGAGGTGACCGTCGATGCGCTGGGCAACCTGATCGTCCACCGCCGCCCCGCCACCGACGCCGCCAACCCGCTCAAGGTGATGATCGCCGCCCACATGGACGAGATCGGCGTCATGGTGACCCACGTGACCGAAAAGGGCTTCCTGCGCTTCACCAATATCGGCGGCGTCGGTTCCCACACGCTGCTCGGCGGCCGGGTGCGCTTCGCCAACGGCACGGTGGGCGTCATCGGCTGCGACCGGCTCGACGACGCCAACACGATTCATCCGCTCAATAAGCACTTCATCGACGTGGGGGCCACCGGCCGCGACGATTGCCCGGTGCGCGTGGGCGATGCCGCCCATTTCGACCGCCCCTTTGAGGCGCGCGGCCAACACTTAACCGCCAAGAGCATGGATGATCGCATCGGTTGCGCCATCGCCATCGAGGCCCTGCGGCGGTTATCCGCCGGCTCCCACGATCTCTATTTCGTCTTCAGTGTGCAGGAAGAGGTGGGCACGCGCGGCGCGGAGGCGGCGGCCAACGGCATTATGCCCGACGTCAGCATCGCCCTGGACGTGACGCGTACCGGCGACGTGCCCGAATCGCGGCCGATGGACGTGCGCCTGGGTGCGGGGCCGGCCATCAAGGTCAAGGACAGCGGCATGATCGCCCATCCCGGCCTGGTGCGCCTGATGCGCCGCCGCGCCGAGGAAGCGGGCATCCCCTACCAGTTGGAAGTGCTGGAGGGCGGCACCACCGACGCCCGGCCGATGCAATTGGCCGGGGCGGGCAGCGCCGCCGGCTGCATCTCCATCCCCACGCGCTACATCCATTCGCCCAGCGAGACGTTGGACGCCGGCGACGTGGCCCAATGCGTCGATCTGTTGGTGGCGATCCTGTCGGGGGAAATGGACTTAGCTTAA
- a CDS encoding RluA family pseudouridine synthase, which translates to MSLYNREIEVTLDAVGERLDKALTDTLPELSRMQWQKLIREGHVMIDGERAKPSYRIVGGETLRAAIPEVVEPEIAAEDIPLDIRYEDSDLIVVNKPAGMVVHPSLGHAGGTLVNALLAHCPDLEGVGGERRPGIVHRLDKDTSGLIVAAKHDQALWQLQNQFKQRTVAKVYLALVNGSLQPPEATIDAPIGRDPRHRQKMAVVTSQSGDARPAQTAYRALTYYPEYTFVECRPHTGRKHQIRVHMAYIGYPVVADSLYGRRKDKLGLKRHFLHATELTFHRPSDGAEVRVTAELPDDLAAALAALALLS; encoded by the coding sequence ATGTCTCTCTACAACCGGGAAATCGAAGTGACGCTGGACGCGGTGGGCGAGCGGCTGGATAAGGCCCTCACCGACACGCTGCCCGAGCTTTCGCGCATGCAATGGCAGAAGCTCATTCGCGAAGGGCACGTGATGATCGACGGCGAGCGGGCCAAGCCCAGCTACCGCATCGTGGGCGGCGAGACGCTGCGGGCCGCTATTCCCGAAGTGGTCGAGCCGGAGATCGCCGCCGAGGACATCCCGCTCGACATACGCTACGAGGACAGCGATCTCATCGTCGTCAACAAGCCGGCGGGCATGGTCGTCCACCCGTCGCTGGGCCACGCCGGCGGCACGCTGGTGAACGCCCTGCTGGCCCATTGCCCCGATCTGGAAGGCGTGGGCGGCGAGCGGCGGCCGGGCATCGTCCACCGGCTGGACAAGGACACGTCCGGCCTCATCGTCGCCGCCAAGCACGATCAGGCGCTGTGGCAGTTGCAAAACCAGTTCAAGCAGCGAACGGTGGCGAAGGTCTATCTGGCGCTGGTCAACGGCTCATTGCAGCCGCCGGAAGCGACGATCGACGCGCCCATCGGCCGCGACCCGCGCCACCGGCAGAAGATGGCCGTCGTCACGAGCCAGAGCGGCGACGCCCGCCCGGCCCAGACCGCCTACCGGGCGCTGACCTATTACCCGGAGTATACCTTTGTGGAATGCCGCCCCCACACCGGCCGCAAGCACCAGATTCGCGTCCACATGGCCTACATCGGCTATCCGGTCGTGGCCGATAGCCTGTATGGGCGGCGCAAGGACAAGCTGGGGCTGAAGCGCCACTTCCTGCACGCCACCGAATTGACGTTCCACCGCCCCTCCGACGGCGCGGAAGTGCGCGTGACGGCCGAATTGCCCGACGATCTGGCCGCGGCCCTGGCTGCCCTGGCGCTGTTAAGCTAA
- the lspA gene encoding signal peptidase II → MIDPENIVGDADEQQLPPAITPVTPAVAATPPLPKPRLGEILFPFLVTGTVLLIDQVTKNLVETRIPLYSYWAPIPALANIFRITHTANTGAVFGLFQGSGWFFAILAVVVASAIVYFNVTLPGRQWLLRLALGLQLGGALGNLTDRLRQGHVTDFIDVGPWYIFNVADMALVGGVILFGLVLLRDERRLRAAQPGALRPAEPQE, encoded by the coding sequence ATGATCGATCCTGAAAACATCGTGGGCGACGCGGACGAGCAGCAGTTGCCGCCCGCCATCACCCCCGTAACGCCGGCGGTCGCGGCCACCCCCCCACTGCCCAAGCCGCGGCTGGGGGAAATCCTTTTCCCTTTCCTCGTCACCGGCACGGTCTTACTGATCGATCAGGTGACCAAGAACCTGGTCGAGACGCGCATCCCGCTCTACAGCTACTGGGCGCCGATTCCGGCCCTGGCGAACATTTTTCGCATCACCCACACGGCCAACACCGGCGCGGTCTTCGGCCTGTTCCAGGGCAGCGGCTGGTTTTTCGCCATCCTGGCCGTCGTCGTGGCCTCGGCCATCGTCTACTTCAACGTGACGCTGCCCGGCCGCCAATGGCTGCTGCGGCTGGCCCTGGGGTTGCAGTTGGGCGGCGCGCTGGGCAATCTGACCGACCGCCTGCGGCAAGGTCACGTCACCGACTTCATCGATGTCGGGCCGTGGTACATCTTCAACGTGGCCGATATGGCCCTCGTCGGCGGCGTCATCCTGTTCGGCCTCGTGCTGCTGCGCGATGAGCGCCGGCTGCGGGCCGCCCAACCCGGCGCGCTGCGCCCGGCCGAGCCTCAGGAGTAA
- a CDS encoding class I SAM-dependent methyltransferase translates to MLTSLRRNLLLRFFHLLYHQLAWAYDAVSAAVSLGRWQDWGAAALPFVNGASVLELGHGPGHLLARLADEGRPAIGLDLSPQMGRLAARRVGGRGFPARLVRGRGQALPFAAAAFDAVIAAFPAPYILEPATLAAIRRVLRPGGRLVIVPQAGLMGGGVLVRAIERLYAITGQRDTGQNGADKTRDYWTERLAAADFDVEVWDVEDGHSAVTVLVATRPTHP, encoded by the coding sequence ATGTTGACATCTCTGCGGCGCAACCTTCTCTTGCGCTTTTTCCACCTGCTCTATCATCAATTGGCCTGGGCTTATGACGCTGTTAGCGCGGCCGTGTCGCTCGGCCGCTGGCAAGACTGGGGCGCGGCGGCCTTGCCTTTCGTGAACGGGGCCAGCGTGCTGGAATTGGGCCACGGGCCGGGGCACTTGCTGGCGCGGCTGGCCGACGAGGGGCGACCGGCGATCGGCCTTGACCTGTCGCCGCAGATGGGGCGGCTGGCGGCGCGACGGGTGGGTGGTCGGGGCTTCCCGGCGCGGCTGGTGCGCGGCCGCGGCCAGGCGTTGCCCTTCGCCGCCGCGGCCTTCGACGCCGTAATCGCCGCGTTTCCCGCGCCGTACATTCTGGAGCCGGCGACGCTGGCCGCCATCCGGCGCGTGCTGCGGCCGGGTGGCCGGCTGGTCATCGTGCCGCAGGCCGGATTGATGGGCGGGGGCGTCCTGGTGCGCGCTATTGAAAGGCTCTACGCCATTACGGGACAGCGCGACACGGGCCAAAACGGCGCGGACAAGACGCGGGACTACTGGACGGAGCGGCTCGCGGCGGCTGATTTCGACGTGGAAGTGTGGGATGTCGAGGACGGCCACAGCGCGGTGACGGTACTCGTGGCGACGCGGCCAACTCATCCTTAA